A stretch of the Octopus bimaculoides isolate UCB-OBI-ISO-001 chromosome 8, ASM119413v2, whole genome shotgun sequence genome encodes the following:
- the LOC128248537 gene encoding uncharacterized protein LOC128248537, translated as MSPKSTQSSAFTILDKWRGKSSTKWKKKQTLQVKLALRKNNSDVHSLIFDGRGTTYKSWFSGSRLISTPWFGNSSANYNLFFNEERFAIWPKDRYSAMQAQKKSGNNTGYAVYYREDLRNSSDRNDVDAMDIYILMT; from the exons ATGTCTCCTAAATCTACTCAATCCTCCGCTTTCACGATACTAGATAAGTGGAGAGGTAAATCTTCcaccaaatggaaaaaaaaacagacattgcAA GTGAAATTAGCTTTGAGAAAAAATAATTCCGATGTCCATTCATTAATTTTCGACGGAAGAGGGACAACTTACAAATCGTGGTTCAGTGGTAGTAGACTCATTTCCACACCGTGGTTTGGAAATTCATCAGCAAACTACAATTTGTTTTTCAA CGAAGAGAGATTTGCCATCTGGCCAAAAGATCGATATAGTGCGATGCAAGCACAGAAGAAGAGTGGTAACAACACAGGTTACGCTGTATATTACAGAGAGGATTTAAGAA attcaAGCGACAGGAATGATGTAGATGCTATGGATATCTACATCTTaatgacatag